CAAGAGATAGGGAGTCGGAGAATTCTGCTTTGAAAGGCAGTCTCACGACGTATCTACCATCCGGGGATCTGGAGGTAGTTTTCGAGTAGAACTCCTCGCAAAACTGATCTTCCTCACACAGAGGGGAAGCCATGGGTATCTCTTCTTGCTCCCAGAATTTTCTCAGAAGTTCGCTTATTTTTACATCCTCGGATTCAACTACGTTCGTGGAAAATGAGAAAATTCTGTCAGTTTGCATTGGACCGCTCAATACCCAGCCAAAAACTGTATTGTATGCTGAGGTATCGCCACATATATTCTTCCTGATTCCATCAATATTTATGAATCGTTCAGAATCATTGCCTAAAATTAGGTCAATTTGAGCGGATTTATTAAAGTTTGGATCGGCTAAGTCAAGCTCCTCCAAGTCTGAGGGATTTGAAATCTCGAATGAGACTGAAGGGAGCCATTTTGTCACTTTAGGCAAAACTATTGCCGAGACAGTAAAGCGGACATCGTACTTCTCGGCAACAATGACGAGTTGGCATTCCTTTTCCGACGTTTGAGTTTGTTCGCCAATTCCAAAAATCTCAAAGTGCGCTTTAGTAGTGGGAAGTTGCAAGCGCTTCTGCATTCTTTGAGTAATGAATGTTCGTTGAGAACCAGGATCAATGAGGGCTCTTAGAGTAAACAGCTCCCCATGATGTTCAATGCGAACCAGAGCTGTTCGTAGCAAAATCATTTCATTGTTGGCCGAGAAATTGGCCTGAACATGAGAGGGGCGTCTTGCCCCTGAAGTTGAGGGCGCTTCAATATGAGATGAAGCCTTTGGGCTTGGATCAGATGATTGGATCGGAACTTTGTTGTCGTTATGACTGGTATGAGGTACTTGATCCTCAGATTTTCCCTCAGGTTTACCTTTAAGGTGAAGAAGGGTATGATGTGGCTTGTGACAAACGATGCAAGTGTTTGTACTTTTGCAATTTGTCTTGAGATGAGACGAGGATAAGCAATTAATGCATAATTTGTGTTTAAACGCAAAATCTATGCGTTGCTGTGCAGTATATTTGCGAAACTGGCCACAACTTCTTATCGAGTGATCGGAACTGCATAGGGGGCAAGAAGAACTGAGCTTTTCTTGCGAGTGATAAGTTTGGATCTTACCACTGTTTTGAGATGGGAGCGAACTTCTAGTTTTTGTGGCCTTCATGCTTGAGAGACGTTCTACGATCTCGTATCGGCTAATGAGAAACTCGTCTAGCTGGTTCCAAGTGGGAAGTTCACGGTGAGATGTGAGTGATTGTTCCCAGAGAGCCAGTGTCTCATCTGGCAACTTGGTTGATACCAAGTATAACAAGATTGGATCCCAGCTTTCCACATTGACGTCAAGAGTTCTTAGAGTGCAGAGACAATCGTTAACTGTGGATTGAATCCTGTGAATTGCTTCACTATTCTCCACAGAGGCCGTTGGGATGTTGAAGAGGATTTTCAACTGATTATCTACTAAGACTCGCTTATTTTCATACCGAGCCTTGAGGGCACTCCAAGCGAGCTCAAAATTCTCATCACAGAGAGTGTATCTTTTGACTATGGCGCCGGCTGCCCCCTTAGTCTTATTTCGCAGATGATATAACTTTTGAGCTCGAGTCAATTTCGGATGGTTTGCGTAAACCGCCGTGAACATGTCACGGAATGACGGCCATTCCTCGTAGCCTCCTTTAAATACCTCAGTATCACAGGGAGGGACCTTGATGTAGCCACTACCAATCTCTTGAGAAGGATGGTTAGCCGAGGGTTGGGGAATATAAGCCGGAATAAGGCTGTGCCTCGCGTTTTGGCGAGCATTTCCCCCCGAGattctcagaatgtcgagaatcTGCGATCTAGCTGTGTAATAAGCTTCGGAGCTGGCGTTGAAATTTATCCTCGCGTTCGCCCTAAAGTCCTTGGTATTGGTGTTACTTGGAGCTAGCATGAGACCTTCATAGGTAGCTTGAAGCCGTTGCCACCTATTCTCCAAGTCCTCCAACTTCACCTCCAATACCGAATCCGTTTGATCTTGAATATCACTCTGTTCAAACTGAGTGCAAAAGTTGATCAAATGGTCACAGTCAAAGAGAAACTTGTCCTGACTTGGTGAATTTCTCACTGAGGAAGACGAGCTTGTAAGATTATTAGATCCCGAAGGTAGGGATGCTAAATCTGAGGCTGCGTTTTCCAAGCTCATCTTAAATCGGTCCCGTACAATAGAGCGAGAGAAGAAAACTGGATCGAAAGGGAGAGAAGCGCAGAGTTGGCTATGTTCTCAGTAAGTCTAAAAATTATTTGGTATTGTTTCGGTTGAACTCTCTTTGTAGcgaaacagagagagagagaaacgaTTTGGATTTGAGGTTCGAGTAAATGCAAGCGTAAGCTACAATAAACAACCAAATCGTTGCTTCAGCGTCTGAGAGAATCAACAAAATTCTGAATTAGTAAGGTAGCGGGGTATGCAATCAATGCCGAAATATAGCCTTCTAATTCAGAACTACGCGGTCGTCTAAAAGGAGCTGCCCTCTTAGACTTAATAATAAACTCGAGATTTCAGGAAAATCCAAATAATCCTTTAGATCGTAAGCGGGAGATTTAAACGTACGAGATGAGCATAACCATAGCGGTAAAAAGCGATATACTGTCGAAAGGCATTCGAATTCAAAAGAGCTTGACTAACAAACCCAAATTGCGGTTTCGGCAATGTAATTCGTGTGAATTCTCTCACAAGAACACAAGCCCTTAAAAAAAGTTCAACGTATTCAACAAATCCAACCTGCAAAACTAGTTCACACCAGAAATGTTGTAAGAATTCAATGTGTCTGGGGTGTAGCAGAGATAAGTGAAATAGGGTGTCGCGTTTCGGCAATATGCACTGAAAGGCACAATCCCGCAACTAATCAAAAATCCCCAAATCCGGCAACACTATATATGTGATTGAGTCTTTTATCTAGTCAATGACCCCAAGGCAGTAGAACATAGACAAAACGAAGAGGAAAAGTGTTTACGAATTATATGCTTGACCTGTACGCATGTACATGCGTAAGTTTTCTTATCTTGTCTTGAACTTCCTCCTATCCATTCGCAATAAGAATAGCGAATGATCAAACACAATAAACTGGGTGCAATATTAATGAGTGTGAGAGAACAGCGTAGTATTAAAAAATGAATTATAGCAATGTTCAAATAATGATTTTACTGAGATTTGTGACGTTGCAATATGGAGCAAGTGCAATTACTTTTAATTACATGCAATAGCAATGGAACGTTAATGTGATATTAGGTAGGTTTAGTTTTAGCAGTTTCTGACATGAAAACAAGTGCAATATATTCTACACAACCCAGTGGCTTTAAACGACTGAATGAATACGACGACagtgttttgaaaatttcgtcTTTTTCGTTACGTAAATACAAATTGGGACTTGTACAATTTATAAGCAACAATGGGAAACAAGCACGTAAACAGTCTTGTCCCTTAAATACCAGTTGTGTGTAAACGAATGAAAATAAAACCACAATcccagaaatatttaaaaatcaattcatCTGGCACCACTGAATGCTTGGTGGATGATTCTTCATCTAGTCAATGACCCAATGTAATAAGCAAAACAACGAGGAAGTGCATCTAcgtatatacatatgtgtatGCTATGCCTGCTATGTACgtatgtacatatatgtatTTTGTCCTGATTCGTCTTTGTTCGTCTTTGTGCCTATTCTTTTCAATAGTTAGCGGACGATAATCAAACACCTTATACAGCCTGAACTGTGAACAAAACGATGTAAATG
The genomic region above belongs to Stomoxys calcitrans chromosome 5, idStoCalc2.1, whole genome shotgun sequence and contains:
- the LOC131997994 gene encoding uncharacterized protein LOC131997994 yields the protein MSLENAASDLASLPSGSNNLTSSSSSVRNSPSQDKFLFDCDHLINFCTQFEQSDIQDQTDSVLEVKLEDLENRWQRLQATYEGLMLAPSNTNTKDFRANARINFNASSEAYYTARSQILDILRISGGNARQNARHSLIPAYIPQPSANHPSQEIGSGYIKVPPCDTEVFKGGYEEWPSFRDMFTAVYANHPKLTRAQKLYHLRNKTKGAAGAIVKRYTLCDENFELAWSALKARYENKRVLVDNQLKILFNIPTASVENSEAIHRIQSTVNDCLCTLRTLDVNVESWDPILLYLVSTKLPDETLALWEQSLTSHRELPTWNQLDEFLISRYEIVERLSSMKATKTRSSLPSQNSGKIQTYHSQEKLSSSCPLCSSDHSIRSCGQFRKYTAQQRIDFAFKHKLCINCLSSSHLKTNCKSTNTCIVCHKPHHTLLHLKGKPEGKSEDQVPHTSHNDNKVPIQSSDPSPKASSHIEAPSTSGARRPSHVQANFSANNEMILLRTALVRIEHHGELFTLRALIDPGSQRTFITQRMQKRLQLPTTKAHFEIFGIGEQTQTSEKECQLVIVAEKYDVRFTVSAIVLPKVTKWLPSVSFEISNPSDLEELDLADPNFNKSAQIDLILGNDSERFINIDGIRKNICGDTSAYNTVFGWVLSGPMQTDRIFSFSTNVVESEDVKISELLRKFWEQEEIPMASPLCEEDQFCEEFYSKTTSRSPDGRYVVRLPFKAEFSDSLSLGSSRFLALAQYNRMESKLSDDPELNTEYNSVLNEYISLGHAEETSSQEINSGGKYNSFYLPHHAVVRPEHKSTKVRIVFNASRKSKSGQSLNDVLHTGPTLQTDLTSVLLNWRKYRYVFCGDIQKMYRQIWLHPIDRAYQRILFRPDPKGPVKDFELKTVTFGLNCAPFLAIRTLLQLASDSESEFPDVAETLRKETYVDDILSGGFSIEDTIRAQENLSSVLKHAGFPLVKMTANNPKLLAHLPQESLYDSEFLRFNESSTTKTLGIKWNALTDSFSYTLGAIPTDQPISKRKVLSAVAQLFDPAGWVAPVVIRSKILMQQLWLEGLDWDDELSPETLLKWNALVSDLKHIGSISIPRWLQYNPSDIVEIHGFSDASQAAMCSTTKTRLPASIGAQWGISAR